DNA from Flavobacterium aestivum:
TTTTGCTTTTATTATTTAATCGAAAATGTGCCAAACCCGTGAGCCATAAAACAGGTAAATGTTGATTATCCTCATAAGCCAGTTCCAAATCGCTTAGTGCTTCTTCGTTTTTATTTAAAAGCAAATGAGATTCTGCTTGGATTCTATAAACAAAACCTTTGTCATTTTCTACTTTTGTGAGTATATCTTTTGTGAGCTCAATACTTTTTTGGTAATCACCTTTTCGCAAATAACAAAAAGCTAAATATTTGGCAGCATTTTCATAAGCATATCCAGTATCTGCAAAAGGGAGACAACATTTTATAGCATTTTCGAAATAGCTAATAGCCTGAACGTAAGCATTATTTTTATATAAAATTTTACCACAATTGAACCAACCTAAATAAAAATTTGGCGATTGCTTGGTTACATCATTAAAGCATACAAATGCAGCTCCAAAATCTTCATCTTGACTATATTCAACTCCTTTTTGGTAACTGGGCATACACAAAATATCAAAACCATCTCGAAAAATTGATTTCTCTTCTTTGAGTACTTCAAATATATCTCTGTTGTTCCAAAAAATAGGATCGTGCCAGCTTTCATCTAAGCTATAAAACAACTCCTTTTTTAAAGCATAAGCCGCATCGTGCCATCTAAAAATGGCATTCTCCGTTTCAAACGATTTAAGTTCATCATAATCATAAAGAGCTATTATTACGGTTTTCGCATCAAAAATATAGCTGTCAAGATTATAAAACCAAGAAAAAAAGTAAGGCGCACTCACTTTTCTTTTTCTTGACGTTTTTAATGCTTCATCATCTTCTGCTAGTTGTTCTTGAATGTATTTTACAGTTTCTACACCAAGACAAATCTGAAAATTATTCATGGAAAGCCATTCGAAAGTAGCATTACCAGTGACATAATAACGTAGAGAGTTATATCCGTGAACCACCAGATTTCCATTTACTACAATGATTATATTCCAGCTATTATCATTTGGAATTATAAAATCTCCATCAATACTTACATCACCGTCAGCGTAATAGACTCTAATTTCGTCAAGATCCTCTTCGTTATAATCTAAAAGAAATTGTTCGTTATTTTCAACTTCATCCTCCTCAAAGTCATTATCATCATACGTATCAAACATTTTATTAACACCAAGTAAATCAAGTGTTTCCTGATAGGTTTTTATTTTAAAACCATGTTTAACGAGAAAATTTTCTTTGGCTAGCTTTTTTCTATCTTCCTCTTTTTTGGCTTCAACTATTTCTTCTTGTTCTTGGGCTAATATTCTAGCTTGTTTTTGTTCTTGCTGATCTAAAAAATCAGTATAATTAGGTTTTAAAGCAACTAGTTTGTCTATAAATTCAACAAAAGTAATGGCTTCATTATCTTCAATTCTAAAAGAATTACTATTTCCTAAAGCATCAATATAAAAAAATTGATTGTATTTTTTCCCATCTACAATTTCATTTAGAAAACAATAAATCCAAAAGCAACTACTTAAAAATTCTTTTTCTTTTTGAAAATTATCTCCTAACATAGAAGTGTTTTCATCATCAACCAATACAGTAAAATAATTATAGACACTATATATTTTACAATCAAAAATACCAATATTTGAATAGATATATACCGCTACAATTTCATTCAAATCATTTTCAGTAAATTCCTTTGAATTAAAATATTGAAAAGCACCAAATTCTAACCAGAATTCTTTAATATAAGTTGGAATAGAATAACCTAGTTTTTCTTCGAGTTCAATAATATTATCTAGCGAAACAATAAATTTGGTATCTAATGTTGGATTTTGTTTTATAAATTCGAATGCTTTGTTTGTCATAAAATTATTCATTTTAACGTATCTTTTTTGTTTTACCAACCATTTTCCCGTTTTTTAAAAGAATATGCATTTCTTCTACATTTACCTCTTCAAGAAATGGGGTTCAAAATCTAATCTATTTATTCTATAAGTTTTTTGGAAGAAATAACAACCTCAAAAACCACCTTTCTAACAAGGGGTTTATTTTATAGTACCTTTCACTTTATACTTTTAGTCAATGAAATAAATTTAGATTTAATTACAAAAAAACCAAAGATATAAAATTAGTATTACAAAAAAATGCCTCGAGATTTTCGAGGCATTTTTTATTATTAAAAGAATGTTTCTTATTCCGCAGCATCAATCTGAGCTTGTACCTCAGCGTCTGTTCCTTCAAATTTCTTAACAACAACATTACCATCAACTGTGGTTGTAATTGTTGCGCTTACTTTTCCGTTTAGATTTGTTTTTTCTATTCTAATTTCATTATTCATTGACATTGCCTTTTTAGCACAACAAGCTTTCCCTTTATGAGCTACAAATTTCCCGTCTTTATCATAATGAGACAAACACATTTCTTTTTGCTCAGGAGAACACTTAAGACTGTCGCACATCTTAGCACATTCCTCTTTGGTCATTTTAGACAATTGAGACATATCACATTTCCCCATCATCATGGCTTCTTCTCCCATGTGACATTTTTTCATACTAATTTCTTTCTTGATACAACAGGCCTCTTGTGAATCAATTGTACTACCTCCGCTTCCTAAAATTGGAGCCATAACCAATCCTATTAAGCAAGTTAATTTAATTAAGATATTCATCGATGGTCCTGAAGTGTCTTTAAACGGATCTCCAATGGTATCTCCCGTCACTGCAGCTTTGTGCGCATCAGATCCTTTATAGGTCATCTCTCCATTAATCATAACCCCTGCTTCGAATGATTTTTTAGCATTGTCCCAAGCTCCTCCTGCATTATTTTGAAAAATAGCCCAAAGTACTCCAGAAACTGTAACTCCTGCCATATATCCTCCAAGCATTTCGGCAATCATTTGGTTGTTTCCTCCGTAAACCAATTTACCAAGAAGTACTATCCCAATTGGGAAACCAATCGTTAAAATTCCTGGTAACATCATTTCGCGCAATGCCGCTTTAGTTGAAATATCAACACATTTTGCATATTCAGGCTTTCCTGTTCCTTCCATAATTCCTGGAATTTCCTTGAACTGACGACGTACTTCGTATACCATATCCATAGCGGCTTTCCCCACTGAATTCATCGCTAAAGCTGAGAAAACAACTGGTATCATCCCCCCAACAAACAACATAGCCAATACTGGTGCTTTGAAAATATTAATTCCGTCTATTCCTGTAAAAGTTACATAAGCTGCAAATAAAGCCAAAGACGTTAGAGCTGCAGAAGCAATTGCGAAACCTTTTCCTGTTGCTGCCGTTGTATTACCAACCGAGTCCAAAATATCAGTTCTGGTACGCACTTCTTTAGGTAGTTCACTCATTTCTGCGATTCCACCTGCATTGTCCGATATAGGTCCAAAAGCATCTATTGCCAATTGCATAGCTGTTGTAGCCATCATTGCAGAAGCCGCCAAAGCTACTCCATAAAATCCTGCTAAAGCATAAGACGACCAAATAGCTACTGCAAACAGTAATACTGTTGGAAAAGTAGAAATCATTCCCGTTGCTAATCCTGCTATTACGTTTGTTCCTGCCCCTGTACTTGATTTTTGTACTATGGCCAAAACTGGTTTTTTACCTAATCCTGTATAATATTCTGTTACCGATGAAATGGCTCCTCCTACTATCAGACCAATAAGTGCTACATAAAAGACTCTCATAGACGAAATATCCATGGATTCCTCTCCAAAGAAAGTCATACTCATTGTTTTTGGCAACATATATTGCACCAAGAAATAACAAGTAACAGCCGTTAAAACAATAGAAACCCAGTTCCCTATGTTTAATGCTTTTTGAACTTCTGCTTCTTTGGCATTTTCATCAATAATTTTGACAAGCATTGTTCCTATTATAGAAAATAAAATTCCGAAACCTGCAATTGCCATAGGTAATAAGATAGGTCCTATTCCGCCAAAAGCATCTTGAATATTTCCGCCCATATCTTTTATTACATAATTCCCGAGTACCATTGCCGCAAGTACTGTTGCCACATATGAACCAAATAAATCGGCTCCCATTCCTGCAACGTCTCCAACATTATCTCCAACATTATCGGCAATTGTCGCAGGATTACGAGGATCGTCTTCTGGAATACCTGCTTCTACTTTACCTACTAAATCAGCACCTACATCTGCCGCTTTGGTGTAGATTCCGCCACCCACACGTGCAAACAAAGCGATAGATTCTGCTCCAAGAGAAAAACCCGCCAGTGTTTCTAAAACTACCGTCATATCTTCTGTAGAGGACCAATGCCCATTCATAAATATTTGGAAGAAAATAATAAAAAAACCGGTTAAACCTAAAACAGCTAAACCGGCTACACCTAATCCCATTACCGTACCTCCACCAAAAGAGACTTTCAAGGCTTGTGGTAAACTCGTACGGGCAGCCTGAGTGGTTCTTACATTTGTTTTTGTTGCAATTTTCATTCCCATATTTCCTGCTAAGGCAGAAAAGAATGCGCCTGATACAAATGCTACCACTATTAATATATTTGTTTTGACTCCCGGAATAAAAGTGACCCCTGCCAAAACAACACTTGCGATTACTACAAATACTGCCAGCAATCTATATTCTGCTTTTAAGAAAGCTAATGCCCCCTCATATATGTGTTCCGATATTTCCTTCATTTTACCATCGCCAGCATCTTGCTTCAATACCCAAGATTTTTTGATAGCCATAAAAACAAGCCCTGCTAAT
Protein-coding regions in this window:
- a CDS encoding sodium-translocating pyrophosphatase, with product MNSIMIYVPIFMALAGLVFMAIKKSWVLKQDAGDGKMKEISEHIYEGALAFLKAEYRLLAVFVVIASVVLAGVTFIPGVKTNILIVVAFVSGAFFSALAGNMGMKIATKTNVRTTQAARTSLPQALKVSFGGGTVMGLGVAGLAVLGLTGFFIIFFQIFMNGHWSSTEDMTVVLETLAGFSLGAESIALFARVGGGIYTKAADVGADLVGKVEAGIPEDDPRNPATIADNVGDNVGDVAGMGADLFGSYVATVLAAMVLGNYVIKDMGGNIQDAFGGIGPILLPMAIAGFGILFSIIGTMLVKIIDENAKEAEVQKALNIGNWVSIVLTAVTCYFLVQYMLPKTMSMTFFGEESMDISSMRVFYVALIGLIVGGAISSVTEYYTGLGKKPVLAIVQKSSTGAGTNVIAGLATGMISTFPTVLLFAVAIWSSYALAGFYGVALAASAMMATTAMQLAIDAFGPISDNAGGIAEMSELPKEVRTRTDILDSVGNTTAATGKGFAIASAALTSLALFAAYVTFTGIDGINIFKAPVLAMLFVGGMIPVVFSALAMNSVGKAAMDMVYEVRRQFKEIPGIMEGTGKPEYAKCVDISTKAALREMMLPGILTIGFPIGIVLLGKLVYGGNNQMIAEMLGGYMAGVTVSGVLWAIFQNNAGGAWDNAKKSFEAGVMINGEMTYKGSDAHKAAVTGDTIGDPFKDTSGPSMNILIKLTCLIGLVMAPILGSGGSTIDSQEACCIKKEISMKKCHMGEEAMMMGKCDMSQLSKMTKEECAKMCDSLKCSPEQKEMCLSHYDKDGKFVAHKGKACCAKKAMSMNNEIRIEKTNLNGKVSATITTTVDGNVVVKKFEGTDAEVQAQIDAAE